One stretch of Glycine soja cultivar W05 chromosome 7, ASM419377v2, whole genome shotgun sequence DNA includes these proteins:
- the LOC114418860 gene encoding ubiquitin-like-conjugating enzyme ATG10 codes for MDLQGAVKDIIAWDGTLSSSDFSLSAHTFSEKWKRFNPSFPPWQWIPCLKHHLVASHKVEGYLSLENMCHIKSSEEEESDRSLTWKEESNISQREEPFDNAALVCPEHEVNQYDFHIVYSATYRVPVLYFRSYHGDGQLLPFDEIEKDLPGHSAKLRSESKWTFISHEEHPYLNRPWYKLHPCGTSDWMKLLFNGDSSLNKKDFVIEQYLVSWFSAIGLVVGLKMPLEMLDTVVSNNS; via the exons ATGGACTTACAAGGTGCTGTTAAGGACATAATTGCTTGGGATGGTACTCTCTCTTCAAGtgatttttccctttctgctcaTACATTTTCTGAGAAGTGGAAAAGGTTCAATCCTTCCTTTCCTCCATGGCAGTGGATCCCATGTTTAAAACATCATTTGGTTGCTTCTCATAAG GTGGAAGGATACTTATCCCTGGAGAACATGTGCCATATCAAATCAAGTGAG GAAGAAGAGAGTGATAGAAGTCTGACATGGAAAGAAGAGAGCAACATCTCACAGAGAGAAGAGCCCTTTGATAATGCAGCTTTAGTAT GTCCAGAGCATGAAGTAAACCAGTACGATTTTCATATCGTCTACAGTGCTACATATAGAGTTCCAGTCTTGTACTTCCGTTCATATCATGGTG ATGGGCAACTTTTGCCGTTTGATGAAATTGAAAAGGACCTTCCTGGTCACTCTGCGAAGTTACGATCAGAATCCAAATGGACATTTATATCTCATGAG GAACATCCATATTTGAACAGGCCATGGTACAAATTACATCCATGTGGGACAAGTGACTGGATGAAGCTTCTCTTCAATGGTGATTCATCTTTGAATAAAAAGGATTTTGTTATTGAACAATATCTGGTTTCCTGGTTCTCGGCCATTGGGCTAGTCGTCGGTCTTAAAATGCCTTTGGAAATGCTGGATACTGTAGTTTCTAACAATTCTTAG